One region of Marinitoga hydrogenitolerans DSM 16785 genomic DNA includes:
- the acpP gene encoding acyl carrier protein: protein MTRDELFEKVKEIIVETLNVEDEDVTLDASFTDDLDADSLELVDLTMAFESELGVTIEDEELENIKTVEDVVNSLAEKLNIEEE, encoded by the coding sequence ATGACAAGAGACGAACTTTTTGAAAAAGTAAAAGAAATTATAGTAGAAACATTAAATGTTGAAGATGAAGATGTTACTTTAGACGCTTCATTTACAGATGATTTAGATGCTGATTCCTTAGAGCTTGTTGATTTAACAATGGCTTTTGAATCAGAACTAGGTGTTACAATTGAAGATGAGGAACTAGAAAACATCAAAACTGTCGAAGATGTTGTAAATTCGTTAGCCGAAAAATTAAATATAGAAGAAGAATAA
- the hisS gene encoding histidine--tRNA ligase gives MAQYKRLKGTQDIFGEETKYWYFVESKAREIFLKYGFKEIRTPIIESTELFKRSVGETSDIVQKEMYTFKDKGGRSITLRPEGTAPVVRAYVENSMINLGSPIKLYYMGPMFRYERPQAGRQRQFHQIGVEIFGTDTPISDAEIIILADELLKAFGLKNYKIKINSIGCEKCRPKYKESLKNYYNPLLPNMCHDCQKRYETNIMRLLDCKVDSKYSKDAPVILDHLCEDCKTHFNKVIKYLDELNINYEVDPKIVRGLDYYTKTAFEIEHLDLGAQSAILGGGRYNSLVEEIGGRETPAIGFGVGVERIILALKQENIEIENPEKIDIYIAYSGEKTDFEALKLSKILKKEGLKVFLNLSERSIRNQMKHANKIKAKFVAIIGENELKTETVTIKNMISGEQFEVEKFWVPQILKEKSLLE, from the coding sequence ATGGCGCAGTATAAAAGATTAAAAGGTACTCAAGATATTTTTGGTGAAGAAACTAAATATTGGTATTTCGTAGAATCCAAAGCACGTGAAATATTTTTAAAATACGGGTTTAAAGAAATTAGAACTCCTATAATTGAATCAACAGAATTATTTAAACGTAGTGTAGGTGAAACATCTGATATTGTACAAAAAGAAATGTATACATTCAAGGATAAAGGAGGACGTTCTATTACATTAAGACCTGAAGGAACAGCTCCTGTCGTAAGAGCTTATGTGGAAAATTCAATGATCAATCTTGGATCTCCCATAAAACTTTATTATATGGGACCAATGTTCAGATATGAAAGACCTCAAGCTGGTAGGCAAAGACAGTTTCATCAAATTGGCGTTGAAATATTCGGCACCGATACCCCAATTTCAGATGCCGAAATAATAATTTTAGCAGATGAATTATTAAAAGCTTTTGGTTTAAAAAATTATAAAATCAAAATTAATAGTATAGGGTGTGAAAAATGTCGTCCAAAATATAAAGAATCATTAAAAAACTATTATAACCCTTTATTACCTAATATGTGCCATGATTGTCAAAAAAGATATGAGACAAATATAATGCGCCTTTTAGATTGTAAAGTTGATAGTAAATATTCTAAAGATGCTCCTGTTATTTTAGATCATTTGTGTGAAGATTGTAAAACTCATTTTAATAAAGTTATTAAATATTTAGATGAATTAAATATAAATTATGAAGTCGATCCAAAAATAGTTCGAGGACTTGATTATTATACAAAAACTGCTTTTGAAATTGAACATCTGGATTTAGGTGCTCAATCTGCTATTTTAGGTGGAGGAAGATATAATTCTTTAGTTGAAGAAATTGGCGGAAGAGAAACACCTGCTATAGGTTTTGGTGTTGGAGTGGAAAGAATTATTCTTGCATTAAAACAAGAAAATATTGAAATTGAAAATCCAGAAAAAATTGATATATATATAGCCTATTCTGGAGAAAAAACTGATTTTGAAGCGTTAAAATTATCTAAAATCTTAAAAAAAGAAGGATTAAAGGTATTTTTAAATCTCTCTGAAAGAAGCATTAGAAATCAAATGAAACATGCAAACAAAATAAAAGCTAAATTTGTTGCAATTATAGGTGAAAATGAATTAAAGACTGAGACTGTTACTATAAAAAATATGATAAGTGGAGAACAATTTGAAGTAGAAAAGTTTTGGGTTCCACAAATTTTAAAAGAAAAATCTTTATTGGAGTGA
- a CDS encoding TrkH family potassium uptake protein gives MPKYLTNLKYRYKLIFKNTGLMLVYFGVGLILFGSLALFYRDLNSFYSFLEAGLISIFTGTFFILISWNVKTSAINIQDAIVIIFLVWTLAIFFSALPFVFSGILNIHQAIFESTSGWTTTGLTLVDVTKIPKIFLLWRSLMQYFGGAGFALIMVIATGALGVGLYQAEGRTDNVVPNLRDSAKIIFGIYISWAIIGIILLKFIAKLSFFDSFNHTLTALATGGFSTKINSIGEFNNINAEIIIMGLMIAGGTGFGVHYAALKRRDLFKKNPEPKTMLFILIISIPLILFFTTKMLYGFWGGLRHSAFQAISALTGTGFSTVSFNNWNNFGLLIMTILMILGGMMDSTSGGLKLFRIFVIWKIIIHQIKSYFKPEGSIFHIEVYKGISKKKISYDTLKDVIAVVFMYFLIYTIGVLVLLSYGYSMEDSLFEYASALSAVGLSVGITTPNSPLGIIWIETMGMYLGRLEFFVIFFAIIKIFRDIKDIIQINLSKLEGGEPF, from the coding sequence ATGCCAAAATACCTTACTAATTTAAAATATAGATATAAATTAATTTTTAAAAATACTGGATTGATGCTTGTATATTTCGGAGTTGGATTAATTTTATTTGGCTCTTTAGCTCTTTTTTATCGCGATTTAAATTCTTTTTATAGTTTTTTAGAAGCTGGACTTATTAGCATTTTTACAGGAACTTTTTTTATTTTAATTAGTTGGAATGTTAAAACTTCCGCTATTAATATTCAAGATGCCATTGTAATAATATTTTTAGTATGGACATTGGCGATATTTTTTTCTGCATTACCTTTTGTCTTTTCAGGAATATTAAATATACATCAAGCAATTTTTGAATCCACAAGTGGTTGGACAACAACAGGGCTCACATTAGTTGATGTTACAAAAATACCAAAAATTTTCCTATTATGGCGCAGTTTAATGCAATACTTTGGCGGAGCTGGTTTTGCATTAATTATGGTTATTGCAACTGGAGCATTGGGCGTAGGTTTGTATCAAGCAGAAGGAAGAACTGATAACGTTGTTCCAAATTTAAGAGATTCTGCAAAAATTATATTTGGTATTTATATATCATGGGCTATAATTGGAATTATCCTTTTAAAATTTATAGCTAAGTTGTCTTTTTTTGACTCTTTTAACCATACACTGACAGCTTTAGCTACAGGTGGTTTTTCCACAAAAATTAATAGTATTGGAGAATTTAATAATATAAACGCAGAAATTATTATTATGGGTTTGATGATTGCAGGAGGTACGGGATTTGGTGTCCATTATGCTGCATTGAAAAGAAGAGATTTATTTAAAAAGAATCCAGAACCTAAAACTATGCTTTTCATATTAATAATATCTATACCTTTAATTTTATTTTTTACAACGAAAATGCTATACGGATTTTGGGGCGGTCTACGTCACTCTGCCTTCCAGGCTATTTCTGCTTTAACAGGAACAGGATTTTCTACTGTTTCTTTTAATAATTGGAATAATTTTGGCCTTTTGATTATGACAATATTAATGATATTAGGCGGTATGATGGATTCCACTTCAGGTGGATTGAAATTATTTAGAATTTTTGTAATATGGAAAATTATTATTCATCAAATAAAAAGTTACTTTAAACCTGAAGGCAGTATTTTCCATATAGAAGTCTATAAAGGAATTTCTAAAAAGAAAATATCCTATGATACATTAAAAGATGTAATTGCCGTTGTATTTATGTATTTCTTAATATATACTATAGGTGTTCTTGTTCTATTATCTTACGGTTATTCAATGGAAGATTCTTTATTTGAATATGCTTCAGCATTATCAGCTGTTGGTTTATCTGTCGGAATAACTACTCCAAATTCACCTTTAGGTATTATCTGGATTGAAACAATGGGAATGTATTTAGGAAGACTTGAATTCTTTGTAATATTCTTTGCTATTATCAAAATATTTAGGGATATAAAAGACATAATACAGATTAATCTTTCTAAATTAGAAGGAGGTGAGCCCTTTTAA
- a CDS encoding potassium channel family protein — protein sequence MKNKIFYIIEGENIAYSIVRNLLYQGHNVFYISSNIENINRILSLKAYYSNLEGILHDPTEISFLESLDVAPNRVGGMISLSNDDALNFVVSWLVKQIYEDIRVLSLVNYPENEKLFLKNHIETVSITNWIEKLIEASIEYQTNLSFFNPYADKLAIIEFKIKKQDFAANKKLKDLHMPENSIVSMLIRKDEIFVPQGNTEIIPGDKLVIFSLKDKVPEVKLKLLKG from the coding sequence ATGAAAAATAAAATTTTTTATATAATTGAAGGAGAGAACATAGCTTATTCAATTGTAAGAAATTTATTGTATCAAGGACATAATGTATTTTATATTTCTTCTAATATTGAAAATATAAACAGAATTTTATCTTTAAAAGCTTATTATTCAAATTTAGAAGGTATTTTACATGACCCTACAGAAATAAGTTTCTTAGAATCTCTTGACGTTGCTCCCAATAGAGTAGGCGGAATGATTTCATTATCTAATGATGATGCGCTTAATTTTGTTGTTTCTTGGTTAGTTAAACAAATATATGAGGATATAAGGGTTCTTTCCCTTGTGAATTATCCAGAAAATGAAAAATTATTTCTTAAAAATCATATTGAAACTGTAAGTATTACAAATTGGATAGAAAAATTAATTGAAGCTTCTATTGAATATCAAACAAATTTAAGTTTCTTTAATCCTTATGCTGATAAATTAGCTATTATAGAATTCAAAATAAAAAAACAAGATTTTGCTGCAAATAAAAAACTAAAAGATTTACATATGCCTGAAAATTCTATTGTTAGTATGTTAATTAGAAAAGATGAAATTTTTGTTCCACAAGGTAATACAGAGATAATTCCTGGAGATAAATTAGTTATCTTTTCATTAAAAGACAAAGTTCCAGAAGTAAAACTTAAACTTTTGAAGGGATGA
- a CDS encoding NAD(P)-binding protein, producing the protein MKNKIKYIIIIGCGRLGSELARRFSKDHNVIVVDKSPDALERLKKYNFTGFSMVVDSSDIAILEQVKAEKADLIYIVTPDDNLNFMLANACNTFYKSKNKNIEIIARVNDPHKKNIFEKAGLNIFCPIEHSVDELVGNEGVKK; encoded by the coding sequence ATGAAAAATAAAATAAAATATATAATCATTATTGGATGTGGAAGATTGGGTTCTGAATTAGCTAGACGATTTTCTAAAGATCATAATGTGATTGTTGTTGACAAATCTCCTGACGCATTAGAACGTTTAAAAAAATATAATTTTACAGGATTTTCGATGGTAGTTGATAGTTCTGATATTGCTATTTTAGAACAAGTAAAGGCTGAAAAAGCTGATTTAATATATATAGTTACTCCAGATGATAACTTGAATTTTATGCTTGCTAATGCATGTAATACTTTTTATAAATCAAAAAATAAAAATATTGAAATAATTGCAAGGGTTAATGACCCCCATAAAAAAAATATTTTTGAAAAAGCTGGATTGAATATTTTCTGTCCAATTGAACATTCTGTTGATGAATTAGTTGGAAATGAAGGTGTTAAAAAATGA